The following proteins are co-located in the Pseudomonas sp. ATCC 13867 genome:
- a CDS encoding flavin monoamine oxidase family protein, giving the protein MLKNRHPHTPGKKPVTIFGPDFPFAFDDWIEHPAGLGSIPAEKHGQEVAIVGAGISGLVAAYELMKMGLKPVVYEASKMGGRLRSETFEGADGIIAELGGMRFPVSSTAFYHYVDKLGLETRPFPNPLTPASGSTVVDLEGTSHYAEKMADLPEIFREVAQAWAEALEDGARFSEIQDAIRERDTVKLKALWDELVPKWDDRTFYDFVATSKAFSRLSYRHREIFGQVGFGTGGWDSDFPNSMLEIFRVVMTNCDDHQHLVVGGVEQVPRGIWSHVPEQCAHWPAGTSLATLHNGAPRPGVKKIARAADGTFAVTDYWGDTRHYAAVLATCQTWLLTTQIECEEALFSQKMWMALDRTRYMQSSKTFVMVDRPFWKDKDPQTGRDVMSMTLTDRLTRGTYLFDNGDDKPGVICLSYSWMSDAMKMLPHPVEKRVQLALDALKKVYPEVDIAGHIIGNPITVSWEADPHFLGAFKGALPGHYRYNQRMYAHFMQDGMPAEQRGIFIAGDDVSWTPAWVEGAVQTSLNAVWGIMKHFGGATHPENPGPGDCFAELGPMVLPD; this is encoded by the coding sequence ATGCTCAAGAACCGCCATCCCCATACCCCCGGCAAGAAACCGGTGACCATCTTCGGCCCGGACTTCCCCTTCGCCTTCGACGACTGGATCGAGCACCCCGCCGGCCTGGGCAGCATCCCCGCCGAGAAGCACGGCCAGGAAGTGGCCATCGTCGGCGCCGGCATCTCCGGCCTGGTGGCGGCCTACGAGCTGATGAAGATGGGCTTGAAGCCGGTGGTCTACGAGGCCTCGAAAATGGGCGGCCGGCTGCGCTCGGAGACCTTCGAAGGCGCCGACGGCATCATCGCCGAGCTGGGCGGCATGCGCTTCCCGGTCTCCAGCACCGCCTTCTACCACTACGTCGACAAGCTCGGCCTGGAAACCCGGCCCTTCCCCAACCCGCTGACCCCGGCCTCGGGCAGCACCGTGGTCGACCTGGAAGGCACCAGCCACTACGCCGAGAAGATGGCCGACCTGCCGGAAATCTTCCGCGAAGTCGCCCAGGCCTGGGCCGAAGCGCTGGAAGACGGCGCACGCTTCTCCGAGATCCAGGACGCCATCCGCGAGCGCGACACGGTCAAGCTCAAGGCCCTGTGGGACGAGCTGGTGCCCAAGTGGGACGACCGCACCTTCTATGACTTCGTCGCCACCTCCAAGGCCTTCTCCCGCCTGTCCTACCGCCACCGCGAAATCTTCGGCCAGGTTGGCTTCGGCACCGGCGGCTGGGACTCCGACTTCCCCAACTCCATGCTGGAAATCTTCCGCGTGGTGATGACCAACTGCGACGACCACCAGCACTTGGTCGTGGGCGGCGTCGAGCAGGTACCGCGCGGCATCTGGAGCCATGTGCCGGAGCAATGCGCGCACTGGCCGGCCGGCACATCCCTGGCCACCCTGCACAACGGCGCGCCGCGTCCGGGCGTGAAGAAGATCGCCCGCGCCGCCGACGGCACCTTCGCCGTCACCGACTACTGGGGTGACACCCGCCACTACGCGGCCGTCCTGGCGACCTGCCAGACCTGGCTGCTGACCACCCAGATCGAGTGCGAGGAAGCGCTGTTCTCGCAGAAGATGTGGATGGCCCTGGACCGCACCCGCTACATGCAGTCCTCGAAGACCTTCGTGATGGTCGACCGGCCGTTCTGGAAGGACAAGGACCCGCAGACCGGCCGCGATGTGATGAGCATGACCCTCACCGACCGCCTCACCCGCGGCACCTACCTGTTCGACAACGGCGACGACAAGCCGGGCGTGATCTGCCTGTCCTACTCCTGGATGAGCGACGCCATGAAGATGCTGCCGCACCCGGTGGAGAAGCGCGTGCAGCTGGCCCTGGACGCGCTGAAGAAGGTCTATCCGGAGGTCGATATCGCCGGCCACATCATCGGCAACCCGATCACCGTGTCCTGGGAGGCCGACCCGCACTTCCTCGGCGCCTTCAAGGGCGCGTTGCCGGGCCACTACCGCTATAACCAGCGCATGTACGCGCACTTCATGCAGGACGGCATGCCCGCCGAGCAGCGCGGCATCTTCATCGCCGGCGACGACGTGTCCTGGACCCCGGCCTGGGTGGAGGGCGCGGTGCAGACCTCGCTGAACGCCGTGTGGGGCATCATGAAGCACTTCGGCGGCGCCACCCATCCGGAGAACCCCGGCCCGGGCGACTGCTTCGCCGAACTGGGCCCGATGGTCCTGCCGGACTGA
- a CDS encoding Lrp/AsnC family transcriptional regulator: MTKNADAALLNLLRANARESISELARKLGVSRSTVQSRIERLEQQGVITGYSIKVSDSYAQSLVRAHVLVTALPKLSHQVVQALEKIAEVKTLHSVSGNFDMIVIVEALSIRDLDAVLDRIGALDGVERTMSSIILSTRIDR, translated from the coding sequence ATGACGAAAAACGCCGACGCGGCCTTGCTGAACCTGCTGCGCGCCAATGCCCGCGAGTCGATCTCCGAGCTGGCGCGCAAGCTCGGGGTGTCGCGTTCCACGGTGCAGAGCCGTATCGAAAGGCTGGAGCAGCAGGGTGTCATCACCGGCTACTCGATCAAGGTGTCGGACAGCTACGCGCAGTCGCTGGTGCGCGCCCACGTGCTGGTGACGGCGCTGCCCAAGCTGTCGCACCAGGTGGTGCAGGCGCTGGAGAAGATCGCCGAGGTGAAGACGCTGCATTCGGTGAGCGGCAACTTCGACATGATCGTGATCGTTGAGGCGCTGTCGATCCGCGACCTGGACGCGGTGCTGGACCGCATCGGCGCACTGGACGGGGTGGAGCGGACGATGTCGTCGATCATCCTGTCGACGCGGATCGATCGCTGA
- a CDS encoding carboxymuconolactone decarboxylase family protein, producing MNARIEWAKQSPDAYKAMLGLEQALEKSGLEHSLLELVRLRASQINGCAYCMNMHANDARKAGETEARLQTLGAWRETRFFTDRERAALAWVESLTLLAEKHAPQDQFDALREHFSDVEIVSLTLAIATINAWNRFGVGMALVP from the coding sequence ATGAATGCACGTATCGAATGGGCCAAGCAGTCCCCCGACGCTTACAAAGCCATGCTTGGCCTGGAGCAGGCGCTGGAGAAATCGGGCCTGGAACACTCGCTGCTGGAACTGGTACGCCTGCGCGCTTCGCAGATCAACGGCTGCGCCTATTGCATGAACATGCACGCCAACGATGCGCGCAAGGCCGGCGAAACCGAAGCCCGCCTGCAGACCCTGGGCGCCTGGCGCGAAACCCGTTTCTTCACCGACCGCGAGCGTGCCGCGCTGGCCTGGGTGGAAAGCCTGACCCTGCTGGCCGAGAAGCATGCCCCGCAGGACCAGTTCGACGCTCTGCGCGAGCATTTCAGCGATGTCGAGATCGTCAGTCTGACCCTGGCGATTGCCACCATCAATGCGTGGAACCGCTTTGGCGTGGGGATGGCGTTGGTGCCCTGA
- a CDS encoding GNAT family N-acetyltransferase/peptidase C39 family protein: MNLHLRAATSDDLNALVELENRCFDYDRLSRRNFQWMITRAHASLIVAEADRILLGYVLVLFHQGTSLARLYSIALEERARGIGLGQKLLDRAEAEAIDNDCAYMRLEVRPDNRGAIILYQRNGYRPFATLRDYYEDHSEALRFEKRIRQIGDRAPRHVPFYRQTTEFTCGPSCLLMAMGALEPERALERREELRLWREATTIYMTAGHGGCSPQGLALAGWRRGFRVQLQLSEDGPLFLDGVRSEEKREVMRLVHDDFARELAHSDVEQLLVNQLDIDSALEAGGQPLVLISSYRLTRSKAPHWVVVTDCDEDFVYLHDPDVDHSQHREPLDCQHIPVNHGEFEQMSRFGRSKLRAAVVLYRR; this comes from the coding sequence ATGAACCTGCACCTTCGCGCCGCCACCAGCGACGACCTGAACGCCCTGGTCGAGCTGGAGAACCGCTGCTTCGACTACGACCGGCTGTCGCGGCGCAACTTCCAGTGGATGATCACCCGCGCCCATGCCTCACTGATCGTCGCCGAGGCCGACCGCATCCTGCTGGGCTACGTCCTGGTGCTGTTCCACCAGGGCACCTCCCTGGCACGCCTGTACTCCATCGCCCTGGAAGAGCGCGCCCGTGGCATCGGCCTGGGACAGAAACTGCTGGACCGCGCCGAGGCGGAGGCGATCGACAACGACTGTGCCTACATGCGCCTGGAGGTTCGCCCGGACAATCGCGGCGCCATCATCCTCTACCAGCGCAACGGCTACCGTCCCTTCGCCACGCTGCGCGACTACTACGAAGACCATAGCGAAGCGCTGCGCTTCGAGAAGCGCATCCGCCAGATCGGCGACCGCGCGCCACGGCACGTCCCCTTCTACCGCCAGACCACCGAATTTACCTGCGGCCCGTCCTGCCTGCTGATGGCAATGGGGGCGCTGGAGCCCGAACGAGCCCTGGAGCGCCGTGAAGAGCTGCGCCTGTGGCGCGAAGCCACCACCATCTACATGACCGCCGGCCACGGCGGCTGCAGCCCGCAGGGGCTGGCCCTGGCCGGCTGGCGCCGGGGCTTTCGCGTACAGCTGCAACTGTCGGAGGACGGCCCGCTGTTCCTTGACGGCGTACGCAGCGAAGAAAAGCGCGAGGTGATGCGTCTGGTGCACGACGACTTCGCCCGCGAACTGGCGCATAGCGACGTGGAGCAGTTGCTGGTCAACCAACTGGACATCGACAGCGCACTGGAAGCCGGCGGGCAGCCCCTGGTGCTGATCAGCAGCTACCGCCTAACCCGCTCCAAGGCGCCGCACTGGGTGGTGGTCACCGACTGCGACGAAGACTTCGTCTACCTGCACGATCCCGACGTCGACCACAGCCAGCACCGCGAGCCGCTGGACTGCCAGCACATCCCGGTGAACCACGGGGAATTCGAGCAGATGAGCCGCTTTGGCCGCAGCAAGCTGCGGGCGGCGGTGGTGCTCTACAGGCGCTGA